The following is a genomic window from Burkholderia oklahomensis C6786.
ATAAAACCGAGGGTAATTGCGTATATTTAGGGGCGGCGCAAGAAGCATGAAAGCTCGATACTGAGCGTTTTTTTCCTGCATGGCGAGCCTATTCGCCGTTCCTGCGCCGCGTCCGCCTCGATACAGTTCGCATTCGCAATTTTTCGTTTTTCTTTCGCAGAGGTCTACCCCTTGTCAGCCGTTTTCTCGATCGCTCCCGCGGTTGTCTGGTTTCGCGACGATCTGCGCGTATCCGATCATCCCGCGCTCGTGCGTGCCGCCGAGTCGGGACGTCCCGTGATCGGCGCGTACGTGTTCGATGAGTGCGCCGGTGGGCGTCCGCTGGGCGGCGCGGCGCGCTGGTGGCTGCACGGATCGCTGCGTGCGCTCGACGCGGCGCTCGCCGCGCTCGGCAGCCGGCTCGTGCTGCTGAGCGGCGACGAGGCCGACACGATCACGTCGTTCGCCGCGGCGCTCGGCGCGGGCGCGGTGTATTGGAATCGCCGCTATGCGCTCGCGCAGCGCGCGGTCGACAACACGGTGCAGACGGCGCTCGAAGCGCGGGGTATCGACGTCGAGACGTTCAACGCGAGCCTGCTGTTCGAGCCGGGCGATCTCGTCACCGATTCCGGCCGCCCGTATCAGGTATTTACCGCGTACTGGCGCGCGGCGATGCGGCGCGGCGTGCATGCGGCGCCGCTCGCCGCGCCGCGGCGCCTGAAAGGCTGTGAGCTGCCGCCGCGGCTCGCGCAACGGCAGGTCGAGCTCGATGCGCTCGGGCTCGCGCCGGCGCGTCCGGATTGGGCGGGCGGCTTGCGCGAGACGTGGACTTGCGGCGAGGACGCCGCGCACCGCCGGCTGCGCGCGTTCGTCGACAGCCGGCTCGGCGGCTATGCGACCGGGCGCGACCGGCCAGGCGCCGCGTCGACGAGCCGCCTGTCGCCGTTCGTGCGCTTCGGCAACCTGTCGGTGCGGCAGGTCTGGCATGCGGCCGTCGACGCGCACGCGCACGGCGCGGCGACGCAGGCCG
Proteins encoded in this region:
- a CDS encoding cryptochrome/photolyase family protein produces the protein MSAVFSIAPAVVWFRDDLRVSDHPALVRAAESGRPVIGAYVFDECAGGRPLGGAARWWLHGSLRALDAALAALGSRLVLLSGDEADTITSFAAALGAGAVYWNRRYALAQRAVDNTVQTALEARGIDVETFNASLLFEPGDLVTDSGRPYQVFTAYWRAAMRRGVHAAPLAAPRRLKGCELPPRLAQRQVELDALGLAPARPDWAGGLRETWTCGEDAAHRRLRAFVDSRLGGYATGRDRPGAASTSRLSPFVRFGNLSVRQVWHAAVDAHAHGAATQADLDTFCRELGWREFCYGQLYRFPDLARRNLRHNLDGMPWRDDPAALAAWRRGATGYPFVDAGMRELWATGWMHNRARMVCASFLVKHLLIDWREGDAWFWDTLVDADAASNAANWQWVAGCGADAAPYFRIFNPIAQGKKFDPDGAYVRRWVPELAGLPANAIHEPWAAPAARLAAAGVRLGDTYPLPIVAHDAARKRALDAWVTVR